The Neodiprion lecontei isolate iyNeoLeco1 chromosome 2, iyNeoLeco1.1, whole genome shotgun sequence genome segment tttgattccgaaaaatagTGAGCCACTGGGAACCCATTAATGAACATTGCTGTACATAGAACATCTACTTTGGAAATGACGTTCGATGCGCAACCTAGTAAAGACCTcgatagttatttttttttcgatccaTGTTGTATCGAAGTTTCTTGTTCATTTTTATATGAACACTtcgtcattttcaaaatccaaCGTCTGTTGCGATGGATTCTCCATGTTTGAATAGGgctcaaaaattatatcataTTCTCCTacaattttctgaattttttcgaagATTAGAAAATGAGTGGTCTGAGATAGCAATATTTCAGACACGAatattttgaacattttttaaaaagtatgGGCTTTGTTGTCGAACCAGTACTttcgcaaaaataaaatatttgaattgaatCGTAAATACCAGTTTCCGATCCTGATCGATACTTCGTGgaatgcccccccccccccccacacacacacacacacacacacacacacacacacacacacactcaaaTCCCTTCCGTCCGTCTGTTATGTAGAAAAATACTCACGTGAATCAAAGTCACTGACAGGCAAAGAGTGAAAACTCTTGAAAACGTGGTgattaaaaattcgttaaCTACGCACGTCGTTTGATTTAACTTGTCCTGTTGAATCGACGAAAGGACAGGTTAACCGCTGGTTTCGGCAGTGCTGAAACTCATTCGTTTGAATCTTAACAAGGAGTTCGAAAGTGTCGAGCGTACAGTGAAACGTgtgttttaaataaaataaaacggaGCTGTTACATGGAGTGGGTAATGCGACCGCTCGTGAAAGGGGTTTATATTATAGGTACTGTTCCGTATTtccttgtaatttttatttttttttgtaatcgacTGGAAAACCGGTCGACTTTTCATGTTCGTGCAGCGGTTACAGGGTCCAACCTTATCATTATTCAGATATGCCGTGCATAATATCTGGTAAACCGTCGTGGCGTTGAGCTTACGGCGATAGAATATCACTTGAGTAGTATCAATGCGATGAACATGgcgtgtgtataaatttaaaaaattaaaacgccCTACTGGGTGCGGTGACTTCCGGGTAATATACACGGCATTCCATTTATAGATATAAAACTGGATCGTGATTTTGTCCTTGACATAGTTTTCGACTTTACATGAGCGTCATCCCCATAAACTCATCTTTCCATTGCAGTCCCTAACGGCATTGGCAAATCGATAGCTAGATTCTCAGGACAACGTCAGGGAAATTTGTAATCCTCGAATGCTTGACCAGGTTGTAAAATTTATCAGGAAGCATACAATTCTAATCTCAGAGAGAACTctagaataataatttttaggTTCACACGTATTTTCATTACGAGGGAATTCAATTCGATGGATTCTTCTGATAGAACAAGAGCACCGATAAACTTTTGAGTCCTGTAAAGAGTCACACGGAGAAATTTATGTCACATCATCTGACGGTGCGGGTATTTGCTGAAATGGTGGATTAAAATTTATAGCTAGTTCTCAGCGACGATACGATGCGTCGTTTCCCCCTTTTCCTGTTTCTTCCATGTCTTTCTGCGTCATCCTATCacatttcgtttcttttcccATTCATATCCGCATAGCGTGCAGATACCATAAATCTGAAGTTTATGTCGGTTGGGGCTTCGAGTGGCAAACGAGATCGCAAAATCCCacaatttttcaccctcaGTGTAGATCTGCAACTACATTATTCAGGCTTTGGCCTTTGATCGAGTGCATTCATTCACCTTGAGCGCAAACATCTATCGGGTTTTCTGCATGATTCCTGATGTGATAAACTAAATAAAATGTACGTTGTTTGCACTCTTCCATAGTTGCCACTTGACTCTGAAGTTTTTCCTTGTTAGGAATGTGAATGAAGCACTCTTACTGCCTTATCTTGGAGGAATATCCCGTCCACTGTATGACGTCTGACGGTTTTTATCAATCTCTAGTTCCTAACTAAAATCTCAACCGCGAATACATAATGGAATCAGTCCGCCAGTTGTGCAGTGATACAATACACGTCACGTTATTGTTTGATTCACATACGGCTTCGATCAAACctcttttttaattataaattggcTGTTACGGTCAGTTTGCAGCAGGCAAGTGTAAACAAACGAATTCAATTCGCCGTACCGCTAATTGTGACCCAGCAGTTAAATGGCCTGCAGTGGAGTGTCAACCTCTGTATATTGTATTCCAATTATTCCGAATACCTATCATATCAGGCGTTGGATTATTCAAAATGGCcgcaaaatttatcaaattaataGTATTCGCATGTATCAAATCCGTGCTCAATGTTCAAATACTTACTGCATATTTTGTTTTCCGATGTTTCTGTTGTGGTAAATCTTTTGAAGGCATGGTGCCATCAAATGAACTTGATGAACCTACAAATTGTGTACCTTTTTGACTGACAATGTATTGCGCAACTTACCTGATGTAACTACAACCGGAACTCTTGATGTGAATTCGCAAAGTCACTTGGAGTAATTTATCTTCCTGAAGTCTTGAGGTGTTCACGAGTAAACGAATAAAGGTGACGCTTCCAGTAAGTTGAAAAGATTCCCCGTTTAATAACGAAAATCTTTTACCGATGTTGTAGAAGTCGAGGAAAGGCACAGCGGGAAGGCTCGGGGCGGTAAATTGGCACGACGAGCGCGGTCCTTCAAGGAGGACTTCCTGGAGAAATTGTCCCATATGCGTTCCCCCGGTGGAAGTAGCGGCAGCGGGGGTGGGGCTCCAGGAGGCGGCAGTAGGACCGGGACTCGCGCCGCCTCGCCCTCGTCCCCCAGGACGTCCCGGGACAAAAACACCGGCGGAGATCCTTTGGAGAAGAACCCGCTCCACGATCTGCACAGCCATGTCCGACAAGTTCAGCTAGCGCTGTTGCACTTCCGAGACGTTGTGTCGAAGAACAAGCTCGAGATGCTTCCAGGGAACGGCACGATCGTCCTGGAAACTGTCACCACGATACACACTGTTTTGAAATCCTATCTGCTCTACGAGAACAGGTGATTCCTCGATTCCGAAGGTCGCCAGGAAACTGGCCAAATGGCTTCTGTTCGGAATACAATCTTGATACTTCCTTTTCTTGCGTATCCGGTATAGTTCGACCTTGGGATCGGCTACGAATCAAGTTTACCAAGCATTGGCACAACTGTTGAAGCTCTGCGACGACGTCTTGCTTCATGGTGACCAGTCTTCGGCTCTGGACAGCGACAACGTAACCCACGTGATCAGCTTGGTCGAGGAAGCCGTCAAGAATCTGGTCAGTCTGGCGCAGGAGAAGATATTCAACAGGCAGAAGCCTGCGCCGATAACGACGAATAACAGGTACAGGTACTGATTGTGTCATTGACTGTTTGTGTTGTTCTTGTACTCTAGACAGCCTTGAGTTCTTTCCAATCAAGCGCTGACCCATTCCATTGCATTCATTACCGCAGAACTTCTGGATTTGGAGCGGAACTCATGCCACAACGAAATTCCTTACCCGACATTCCACTCACTCCGAGAGAAAGACAGATTCTGGAACAGACTGCAACCGCCAACACTTTGGTTCGAAGCTCGCACAGTTCCGAATCCATACTCAGGGACTCTAGTCCGCCGCCTAAACCACCGTTGCCGGATAGGTACGCTTCATTCAACTATCGTTAGCTTCGTAGCTCGCAATCTTTGCTGTTGTTGTTTCGACAAAAATCGACTTGGCTACCGTTGCAGGACCAACGTATCCGCTTCCGAAGAAAACAGCTCCGCTGGACCACCGCCGCCACTTCCGCCGAAGAGGAGAACTCGAGCCCAGCAGCTACTCGATGAGTCGGAAACAATCCTTGCGTCTAGTCTGGACAGGGTTTCCCTGCGGAGTCGGTCGCCAGAGGACTCCTCGTCGCTTCTGAGCGCTTCGGCTGGAAGTCTGGATTCTGCCTTGAATCACTCACGGGATGAAGATGAAATCCGCGCCATCATGGGTCCCAATGATGAGTCTCTTAATGACAGTATGGATCTCAGTCTGATGGCTACAATTCAAGGTGTGCTTCATGGGTATATTATCACGTGAAGTCAGAATCTCTTCACttaggaaaatttttcgttgaaGTGGGTATCCCTTTCGCCGATCGATTCCTCTTGCGAATTATCATTCGTATTTGAAGTTCGGAAATGAATGCCAACTCTGACGCTTCCGAAAGTAGTTACCATTTCCATGAAACCTGATCCCAGCAGTCACCATATAAGTAAAGAGGAACAGTGTGCCGGTGCTTAGTCAGCAGTGGAGTTCGGTGCACAGCCTGTCCAAGCTAGAACGTCAGTCCGTGTGTTTCTGCCTTGAAGTATCAAACGATTTGTTGGAGAGAAAATATTATGTCTCATGGTAGACCCACGCTTATTACAGATTACTAATACGTGTCTTAAAACCAGAATTATTCTAAATTACAATTATCTTCTAATTACTGCATTTATATACTATTCAAGGTTTAGTGTGAAATGAATAATACGTGTGATACATACAGGCATAAATTCTGATCAAGCAGTTTGTCATAATATACTAACACGACGAGGGTTTATGCATTTGAATGGCTATTTCATACGAAATTGGatttagaaaacaaaaaacgactCAAACTAACTGCCCAAGTAAGTGCTGCACAAATAATCGGCAGACATTATCGAAAAGCacaattcatttgaattcgCAATTTTATCAAGTTTCAACTGTTCACTACGAAAGCATTAACGAATTACTTTTCCGCAATATTGAAGTACGCCGTATCTAATTTTATTGCTAAAACAACATGCGACGGTTCAACATACTCTGCGGAATTTAATTTATGCTAAGgtcgatttttattatacttttccAGGCATGCAGGTGAACGGCAACACAAGCTGTGGATGCTGGGAAAATTCAGAACCAAATCTTCCTAGCACAATGCTGCTGGGTCAGCAAACTCCACAAGATATTCTTCACCCTTTTACTGGTAAGTACCATTCAATTGTGATGCTTGTGTGAGAATGTCAAATTGCACTTACCGATTTtggaaatcaaaattgattaTAGCCTAACGAACCCATTTCGTAACCTTGTCTGTAGGAATGTACAAAATCATTCAGACACTGTTGGTGTGGATTGCGAAAGTAGCAAGAgggggaaaaatttcaaagctaAAATTACGCAAGAATCTCTAAATAGCCACAAGTTCAGGCTACATGTGGGCGTTTAGCCAGTCGCTATTACATCTATGAATGAGTAATGTCTTATATATTTTGGCTCCGAGCATTTCAGTTGTGTTGTTAATTGTGTCGTGTTTACACATGTCACTGTTCGACGCGTACTCAAAGTAAAGTTCAAAATGACTTTCAAGACTAATTCAACATGGGAAAACgtgaaattattctttcgtGAGCAGCGAATTTTATACTGCTTTGGtgttttgtttattgttgTTAGATAGCTCGATAGGTCGatacataaaaaatttgaagaatagtTTGTTGAAtgtattaaattgaatatagacattttgaaataatgcaattataattttttcaggtaTAGAGGGCAAAATGGAACGACTATCAACGCAGACTCAAGAGTCTGGTTTTGCATCAATGCACTCGCAGCGTAGTTCGTCTCAAAGTTACACGACTGCATCCAGCATGACTTCGAAAAGGTCTTCACAGCAAAGTAGCATAAGTTTTAATTCACAATCATTCAGTTCTCAACAACAATCGTTTTCCCAACAAAAAATATCTGCGGATAGTAACGGATCGGTTTTCTCTCAAAGGACAATCACAAGCTCAAGAAGCACCCATTGCACCACAAACATCAGCGGCAATGGGGATGCAGCCTTgcttgaaaaactggtaaatgTGGGTGTTGTGAATTGTTTTAtactttataattttcacttaTATCCTGCTTTTCGTCGgcaataaatatgtatgtctGCACGACCGCCTCAATCCCGAAATTAATACTCTCTGTTTCCTGTCTGCAGTCAATTATACTTTCACACCATGACTGACAAACTTGTGCAACTCGTTACATATTTATTACAGGAACTTGACGGCGCTAGCAGACCGGATATGAACGGTATACCACCAGCCCTTCCAGAAAAGAGGTTGAGGCGTCGTAAGGAACGGCAGCCTTCGCAGTACGATAATGTACCTGAGAATGAACATTTGTCAACATGCAGTTTGCACACGACCAACAGCGATAGTCCAGACACAAACAAACCACCACCATTGCCCCTGAAGAAACGGCACAGTAAGTTTCATCGCTCGTGTATTTCAAGCAATATTAACGGTGATCATATAAAACCACGTATCTTGGGCTCCTCTATACCTGTTCAGtcatttgtataatttttgttgGAATCTTTTAAAAAGTTTGCGACACTGTTTTTACATGGTCACCGTTTCTATTTTTCGCTTCTTTGTTATTCGGATATCTTTACCAAGGTGATATGTACTTTAGCTTGACGTGTTCATTGATTAatgtacatttttcaaatactttcTGGAGTCTCAAGCTCTGCAAGCTCTGTTATTATCCAGCGAGAAATGTCATTGGTCTAAAGATGAGCTGCTAGAATTGTCAATGCATCATCCACATTTTTTGTAACATGATGATCGAATTCACTATTTGGTCGTATCTGCATCTGAATATTAaggatataaataaatagttgGCTGTGACTTTGTGACATAGAattggattatttttcatttttactacttgtatttgaatatattcGCTCAGTGTAAAGTGTGTTCCAAGGATTCTGCGCAGATGTTACAAGGCaaaaacagttttataaaaaatcatatcCATTAAAATTGTCACAGAGAATGACCTCAAAAGTATAAAAGAGTactagaaaaaatatatagagtTATATATTAGGTGAAAACTGACACGTTATTTTGTATCCCTCAGTGTTCCAATCAGTGGCATATTCCGGTAAGTGGGATCTCCGCCCACGCACCCACCCACAGCAAAACACACCCTCACGCTAAGTCTTGATTTCTTCTCATAAGAAACATTTTGTTTGGATTTTCATAACGGCTTAATAGCGGCATGTCTTGCTGTTTTTTGGTTTGATTTTACATAGTGAATATTGTAGCATAAATTGGCGTTTGACATTGATTTTGCATTTTCATTAATATATACCTTCAGTGTTGTTGCTTTTATTTGTAATTCATCTCTAGCAAATTACTAAAGTGCTCAATATTATAATGAAAGCAAAACACTCGGCTGTGATTAACGTTCTTCTAAACCCAGATTATAATGTCTTAAAGTTCTAACAAATTATACGATTATGATCACATCTCTTATTGCCAGTGgaaacgattaaaaaattgagatgtAATTCTCTGCaaggaaaaacaaatgaaatttggtacatcaagtgaaagaaaagaggaaaaacagGAAGACGtggaatgagaaaatttgttatACTCTATCAAATTTCTGGTTACTATGATTCCCAATACCTAGCTATTGATTTTCAGGAATTTGTATAACACAGTGTAACTTATATACATCATATCAAATTAAAAGACTTGCCATCTTAACCGTTGATCATGTGGGAGTGATGATTGTTCCTCCAATTAATTTGACCTTTACCCAATAGCTACTGGTTTGATGTTAAATTGTCGGTCAAGTCAGAATTCAGTACTCTCAGCTACAGCAATTGCGTAGCAGTAATGCTTGAATAATATCTGAAGGAATCGTCtaaatgtaatttataatacacACATGTTAATGTAGTAAAAATTTGGCATATCTGATTTTTTTGTGTCACTCGGTGTTACCTATTCTACGTACTGGAACCAGATACACTGCAATGCTCTTTGTAAGGTTACATCGTCATGCTAGTAAGTCTCTTGCACTACACATTCATCCTCATCATTATGCATCGCATCAACTTCTTTCTCAgtcaaataaaacaaattttagtGTATGTTCACAACATAGTCCAGAACAAGACATGCGATATAATATACGAACATTCGTGTTAACTATAATGTCACACTGCGCTCGAATCTTGTTCAAACTGTCACCCATATTCATTTCACTTTCAGTTATGGCTTACATGGAGATGTTCGGGAACTGCGCTCACAGCAACAATGACTTCATATCTGGATTGGGAACGCGGCATTCGGTAGCCGCTTACAATTCCATGCAAGCCGAATGGCAGCAACATGAAATGTCGCTAACCACAACGCAGTCCTGTTCTTTCGTCGCGCATTCGACTACAAGCACTCACGACGCCACGAGGTAAGTGTCGCAACTTTCATAGGCAGTGTCGTACGTTATCCATTAAAGATAATTTTACTTAACATATTCATCTCAAAAGAATGACCAAcaataatcaattttcgattaaatcgattattttttgccgattaattgaatataatcGATTATGTTTCAAACTCGACCGACTCGATTACTTTTTCTCACAACGgcttttttgatttttactctcataaacgatataatacaatatcaatttatgtaattgaactatcaattattatcattgtgtTACTCACTAAGTACCTATTTGATATAGTAAGTGAATGATATATGAATAGGTATgttcacctgaaattgaaaaatattttgaatggaaCTATAGATTacgaaaaaatcttttcatcATTAAGACtacatactgaaatttacaaaatttcggtttcaaatgcaacgtttcaaaaaaatatgaaataatcaattaatcgattcatttttaccgattcagTTAAATCGTGTTCCAGTATTTTTTTgcactcgattaatcgatgcatcgattattcttAGCTTAGTGGCCACCGCTACCATCTCAAATAGATCACCTTTTCTTTTATGTCAGAGAGATAATATGAGTCAAGTTCATCTTTGATCTTTATCTACATAAATCTACTGTCTGTATTTATCTTGTTTTACGGTATAAAGATAATATAAAATGCTTACTGAAACGTAGATCACACCATTTGGAATCAAGACTCTGAAgttattttatgaaaattaatatggatttcaatgaaaacGTATTTCTGAAAGAAACTGCTCTGcaatttacaatattgaaaaaattaatcgtttgatgcaaacaaataatttttgtggggacaaaaaaatattctgttgctcaaattacattttactttcattacCTCAAAAAATCTACACTGTCTAGTTGTTACCATGAAATCTCTCATTGCCTCGACAAAAAATCATGCGTagtaacatttttctttttcatcacctgcgaaggaatatttttttaaatcaaccATTCTTTTTCCCAATGCCTTAAGAATATCCTATTTCATCGTTATCTTTTTGATTATGTAGATCAAATCTTATCTCGATGAATTGACATTTGAATAATCTTATCTTTTCATGCAGATAATgatcataatcattttttacaacgCTGTAGTTATagatgttaaaaatttaaacatctgaaattgaaattcttgttTGTTTCAGTATTTCGGTAACCGTACCGCCGCTAATAGAGGATGTTATGAATAATTATAGTCTACCACCAGCATTACCACCAAAAAGGTCCCGGTCCATCAAATCGAACAACGTTACTCCTCCTCCAGTGTCGCCAAAGCCAGTTGTCAGTATGCAAAAGAGCTTCTCTTCTGACGCAGCTACTGTACCAATGAAATCTGCCGAGCTAGTCGTGCCCAGTGCAAAGAAAGAATCAAGTCCTTCGTCTCCAAGTGCAGCAGCACTGGTAATATTTGGACACTTTTCATTAAGCGCATCGAATAATTTGATACGAGTTAACTAATAATATGCGATTCGATTTTCGATTCAAATAATTCGAGTGCTcgaataattacaattttaagAATAATTTGAGTTTTGATGTGGTTCGAGTTTTTCGAATCATTTGATTCGAGTTCGGATAATTTCAATCATTCAATTGAAATTCTGAATCCTTGATTCTTATTCTGTTGACCCATAACAAAATATCTGTATAATTAATACGAAATTACATTGCCTGCTAATTCTGAAATTTGGCAACTGCTCATAATTATTGatcttttatttaaaattgaattattatttatcagaAATTGCATTGCATTTTCATATTAAAGAAGTTTGACAATCGCCACTCATTCAACTAAGTACTTTCAAAACAGGCAAAAATATGGAGAACTCAAGATTTGAactgaataatttgaaagagTTGAACAATCTGGCCAGTTGCTCTCCTAAACTTTTGCTTACATTTGTGTTACATTTCCAGGTCAATAACGTGCCACCGGAAATCACATTGCCGGCTTCTCGGCCAGCTAGCAATGCTCTATCAACAATTTCTGTTGATGAGAATACCCTAGAACTATTGGATGTAGATCAAGACGAAAGTATTTTGGAAGAGTTGGACATCGGCAAGTATTTGGTATTGAAAAAACCAGAGGAAGACGGGCCTGACATACGTGGTGGGCATCCCGACGCTCTGATCATACATGCCACTAAAGCCaacaaaaatggtaaaaacCTTGAACAagattaataaatattgtaatgtTCTTGAGTCgttaagtttaaaaaataatctaaagATGTTCAGAAAAATCCAAAGACAAAgttgatttcattttcatccaGACTTGTGAATATATTACAGTCTCAAAATTAATGTTCAATCTATTTATTGCACGCGGCAATAGATGAAAAGGAATCAGGTTAGTATTTTGTGTTCTGGCTGGAcgttaattattgtaaattatttgattggaccttagaaaatattgtacatctAAATTCTGAATCATGATACgaacaaatatttcaacagATTTGTCAAAATACTCCACTTTGTGTGCAGATTTCCTGTACCAGGAAGCATTCTTAACTACATACAGGACATTTTTGTCGCCGCTGGAGTTGATCCAGAAGTTGCATAGAAGACATCAACGATTTTCCTGTTTTCCGGATGTGTTAAAGCAGCGAGCAGCTAAAGAGGCGTTCTCTCTACTGGTCAGAGTTGTTAGCGATTTGACGTAAGTTCGCGAAATACGTGTGCTTCTGTATTTTACCATTTGTTGACAAAAACgacttgaataaatatttgttgttcACTCTCAGGATATCAGATCTAGATGACGTGCTCCTTCAAACGCTGATGGAGTTCGTTCAGCAACTAGTATGCAGCGGGGATCTAACAATGGCCAAAGCTCTGAGAgtaaaaatattggaaaaa includes the following:
- the LOC107221359 gene encoding guanine nucleotide-releasing factor 2 isoform X5: MPQYDDSFLDSPFFRRRAKSYSVQKRGITSPKVSHLSATPTLLAVTNAGILLVPSVSAIDLTSIKEVEERHSGKARGGKLARRARSFKEDFLEKLSHMRSPGGSSGSGGGAPGGGSRTGTRAASPSSPRTSRDKNTGGDPLEKNPLHDLHSHVRQVQLALLHFRDVVSKNKLEMLPGNGTIVLETVTTIHTVLKSYLLYENSSTLGSATNQVYQALAQLLKLCDDVLLHGDQSSALDSDNVTHVISLVEEAVKNLVSLAQEKIFNRQKPAPITTNNRYRTSGFGAELMPQRNSLPDIPLTPRERQILEQTATANTLVRSSHSSESILRDSSPPPKPPLPDRTNVSASEENSSAGPPPPLPPKRRTRAQQLLDESETILASSLDRVSLRSRSPEDSSSLLSASAGSLDSALNHSRDEDEIRAIMGPNDESLNDSMDLSLMATIQGMQVNGNTSCGCWENSEPNLPSTMLLGQQTPQDILHPFTGIEGKMERLSTQTQESGFASMHSQRSSSQSYTTASSMTSKRSSQQSSISFNSQSFSSQQQSFSQQKISADSNGSVFSQRTITSSRSTHCTTNISGNGDAALLEKLVNELDGASRPDMNGIPPALPEKRLRRRKERQPSQYDNVPENEHLSTCSLHTTNSDSPDTNKPPPLPLKKRHMFQSVAYSVMAYMEMFGNCAHSNNDFISGLGTRHSVAAYNSMQAEWQQHEMSLTTTQSCSFVAHSTTSTHDATSISVTVPPLIEDVMNNYSLPPALPPKRSRSIKSNNVTPPPVSPKPVVSMQKSFSSDAATVPMKSAELVVPSAKKESSPSSPSAAALVNNVPPEITLPASRPASNALSTISVDENTLELLDVDQDESILEELDIGKYLVLKKPEEDGPDIRGGHPDALIIHATKANKNDEKESDFLYQEAFLTTYRTFLSPLELIQKLHRRHQRFSCFPDVLKQRAAKEAFSLLVRVVSDLTISDLDDVLLQTLMEFVQQLVCSGDLTMAKALRVKILEKHMRKQLQATQPILSSLSVSTRQSSLLDFKSEQIAEQMTLLDAELFINIEIPEVLIWAQEQNEERSPNLTRFTEHFNKMSYWARSRILEQNEPKDREKYVVKFIKIMKHLRKINNFNSYLALLSALDSAPIRRLEWQKHITEGLKEYCALIDSSSSFRAYRQALAETQPPCIPYIGLVLQDLTFVHIGNSDLLPDGTINFSKRWQQFNIVENMKRFKKGMYTFKKQERIIAFFNNFDDFLCEDSMWQISESIKPRGGKKTHSQN
- the LOC107221359 gene encoding guanine nucleotide-releasing factor 2 isoform X11, translating into MPQYDDSFLDSPFFRRRAKSYSVQKRGITSPKVSHLSATPTLLAVTNAGILLVPSVSAIDLTSIKEVEERHSGKARGGKLARRARSFKEDFLEKLSHMRSPGGSSGSGGGAPGGGSRTGTRAASPSSPRTSRDKNTGGDPLEKNPLHDLHSHVRQVQLALLHFRDVVSKNKLEMLPGNGTIVLETVTTIHTVLKSYLLYENSSTLGSATNQVYQALAQLLKLCDDVLLHGDQSSALDSDNVTHVISLVEEAVKNLVSLAQEKIFNRQKPAPITTNNRTSGFGAELMPQRNSLPDIPLTPRERQILEQTATANTLVRSSHSSESILRDSSPPPKPPLPDRTNVSASEENSSAGPPPPLPPKRRTRAQQLLDESETILASSLDRVSLRSRSPEDSSSLLSASAGSLDSALNHSRDEDEIRAIMGPNDESLNDSMDLSLMATIQGMQVNGNTSCGCWENSEPNLPSTMLLGQQTPQDILHPFTGIEGKMERLSTQTQESGFASMHSQRSSSQSYTTASSMTSKRSSQQSSISFNSQSFSSQQQSFSQQKISADSNGSVFSQRTITSSRSTHCTTNISGNGDAALLEKLVNELDGASRPDMNGIPPALPEKRLRRRKERQPSQYDNVPENEHLSTCSLHTTNSDSPDTNKPPPLPLKKRHMFQSVAYSVMAYMEMFGNCAHSNNDFISGLGTRHSVAAYNSMQAEWQQHEMSLTTTQSCSFVAHSTTSTHDATSISVTVPPLIEDVMNNYSLPPALPPKRSRSIKSNNVTPPPVSPKPVVSMQKSFSSDAATVPMKSAELVVPSAKKESSPSSPSAAALVNNVPPEITLPASRPASNALSTISVDENTLELLDVDQDESILEELDIGKYLVLKKPEEDGPDIRGGHPDALIIHATKANKNDEKESDFLYQEAFLTTYRTFLSPLELIQKLHRRHQRFSCFPDVLKQRAAKEAFSLLVRVVSDLTISDLDDVLLQTLMEFVQQLVCSGDLTMAKALRVKILEKHMRKQLQATQPILSSLSVSTRQSSLLDFKSEQIAEQMTLLDAELFINIEIPEVLIWAQEQNEERSPNLTRFTEHFNKMSYWARSRILEQNEPKDREKYVVKFIKIMKHLRKINNFNSYLALLSALDSAPIRRLEWQKHITEGLKEYCALIDSSSSFRAYRQALAETQPPCIPYIGLVLQDLTFVHIGNSDLLPDGTINFSKRWQQFNIVENMKRFKKGMYTFKKQERIIAFFNNFDDFLCEDSMWQISESIKPRGGKKTHSQN
- the LOC107221359 gene encoding guanine nucleotide-releasing factor 2 isoform X6, whose protein sequence is MPQYDDSFLDSPFFRRRAKSYSVQKRGITSPKVSHLSATPTLLAVTNAGILLVPSVSAIDLTSIKEVEERHSGKARGGKLARRARSFKEDFLEKLSHMRSPGGSSGSGGGAPGGGSRTGTRAASPSSPRTSRDKNTGGDPLEKNPLHDLHSHVRQVQLALLHFRDVVSKNKLEMLPGNGTIVLETVTTIHTVLKSYLLYENSSTLGSATNQVYQALAQLLKLCDDVLLHGDQSSALDSDNVTHVISLVEEAVKNLVSLAQEKIFNRQKPAPITTNNRYRTSGFGAELMPQRNSLPDIPLTPRERQILEQTATANTLVRSSHSSESILRDSSPPPKPPLPDRTNVSASEENSSAGPPPPLPPKRRTRAQQLLDESETILASSLDRVSLRSRSPEDSSSLLSASAGSLDSALNHSRDEDEIRAIMGPNDESLNDSMDLSLMATIQGMQVNGNTSCGCWENSEPNLPSTMLLGQQTPQDILHPFTGIEGKMERLSTQTQESGFASMHSQRSSSQSYTTASSMTSKRSSQQSSISFNSQSFSSQQQSFSQQKISADSNGSVFSQRTITSSRSTHCTTNISGNGDAALLEKLVNELDGASRPDMNGIPPALPEKRLRRRKERQPSQYDNVPENEHLSTCSLHTTNSDSPDTNKPPPLPLKKRHMFQSVAYSVMAYMEMFGNCAHSNNDFISGLGTRHSVAAYNSMQAEWQQHEMSLTTTQSCSFVAHSTTSTHDATSISVTVPPLIEDVMNNYSLPPALPPKRSRSIKSNNVTPPPVSPKPVVSMQKSFSSDAATVPMKSAELVVPSAKKESSPSSPSAAALVNNVPPEITLPASRPASNALSTISVDENTLELLDVDQDESILEELDIGKYLVLKKPEEDGPDIRGGHPDALIIHATKANKNDFLYQEAFLTTYRTFLSPLELIQKLHRRHQRFSCFPDVLKQRAAKEAFSLLVRVVSDLTISDLDDVLLQTLMEFVQQLVCSGDLTMAKALRVKILEKHMRKQLQATQPILSSLSVSTRQSSLLDFKSEQIAEQMTLLDAELFINIEIPEVLIWAQEQNEERSPNLTRFTEHFNKMSYWARSRILEQNEPKDREKYVVKFIKIMKHLRKINNFNSYLALLSALDSAPIRRLEWQKHITEGLKEYCALIDSSSSFRAYRQALAETQPPCIPYIGLVLQDLTFVHIGNSDLLPDGTINFSKRWQQFNIVENMKRFKKGMYTFKKQERIIAFFNNFDDFLCEDSMWQISESIKPRGGKKTHSQN